One part of the Truepera radiovictrix DSM 17093 genome encodes these proteins:
- a CDS encoding type II toxin-antitoxin system VapB family antitoxin, giving the protein MRTTIRLDDELLREAKRLAAETNQTLTAVIEEALRERLARRKGARDRPPFTPKVYRGPAKGLQPGVDLDDNAALLDLMEGRG; this is encoded by the coding sequence ATGAGAACCACCATTCGTTTGGACGACGAGCTGCTGCGGGAAGCGAAGCGTTTAGCTGCCGAGACGAACCAGACGCTCACCGCCGTGATCGAAGAGGCGTTGCGCGAACGACTCGCGCGGCGTAAGGGCGCGCGCGACCGCCCACCTTTTACACCGAAGGTCTACCGAGGTCCGGCTAAGGGTTTGCAACCGGGGGTAGACCTCGACGACAATGCGGCGCTGCTCGACCTGATGGAAGGCCGGGGGTGA
- a CDS encoding chlorohydrolase family protein, which translates to MGKRIRIDAGTIVACQGGEHRILEGGCLVTEGNTIHYVGKRFSEPVDEVIDATDCLVTPGLINVHTHLFESPLDKTLVEDIGRREFANSKLVDVLPGKARAMDEAAERACVDFSMLELIRTGTTTVMEIGFVGAYTAEAAERAGLRAYIADGYRSGRWTTDDGRSVRYVWDEAAGWEGLERAVALIEQLGGRAGGRIQGFLSPMQVDTCTAELLVKSRELSDALGVPLALHASQAVFEFDEMLRRHGRTPVEWLEEIGFLGERCILGHAILPAGHSWVQCAGDDLSILARHGVSVAHCAWVFARSGIVMESFPKYQDAGINLCLGADSAPQSMIEAMRWAAILGKVAHRQAARATAADVFNAATLNAAKALQRPDLGRLEAGAKADLLVWDLTGLGFTPCRDPIRALVYSAQAEDLKAVMIDGAWVMQEGRVLTVDEAAVTARLREAAARVWSRFGPGDWAERTVDELSPPSFAPFEGEA; encoded by the coding sequence ATGGGCAAACGCATCCGCATCGACGCCGGAACGATCGTCGCTTGCCAAGGGGGGGAGCACCGCATCCTCGAGGGGGGCTGCCTGGTTACCGAGGGCAACACCATTCACTACGTCGGCAAGCGCTTTTCGGAGCCGGTCGACGAGGTCATCGACGCCACGGACTGCCTCGTCACCCCCGGGCTCATCAACGTCCACACCCACCTCTTCGAGTCGCCGCTCGACAAGACGCTCGTCGAGGACATCGGCCGGCGCGAGTTCGCCAACTCCAAGCTGGTCGACGTGCTGCCGGGTAAGGCGCGGGCGATGGACGAGGCGGCCGAACGGGCGTGCGTGGACTTCTCGATGCTCGAGCTGATTCGCACGGGCACCACCACGGTCATGGAGATCGGTTTCGTCGGCGCCTACACCGCCGAGGCCGCCGAGCGCGCGGGGCTGCGCGCCTACATCGCCGACGGCTACCGTTCGGGCCGCTGGACCACCGACGACGGGCGCAGCGTCCGCTACGTCTGGGACGAGGCGGCCGGTTGGGAGGGCCTGGAGCGGGCGGTCGCTCTCATCGAGCAGCTAGGCGGGCGGGCTGGGGGGCGCATCCAGGGTTTTTTGTCGCCCATGCAGGTCGACACCTGCACCGCCGAGCTGCTCGTCAAAAGCCGCGAGCTCTCCGACGCGCTCGGTGTGCCGCTGGCCCTGCACGCCAGCCAGGCGGTCTTCGAGTTCGACGAGATGCTGCGCCGTCACGGCCGGACGCCCGTCGAGTGGCTGGAGGAGATCGGTTTTTTAGGCGAGCGCTGCATCCTGGGCCACGCCATCTTGCCCGCCGGGCACAGCTGGGTGCAGTGCGCGGGCGACGACTTAAGCATCCTAGCCCGTCACGGCGTCTCGGTCGCGCACTGCGCCTGGGTGTTCGCGCGTAGCGGCATCGTGATGGAGAGCTTTCCCAAGTATCAAGACGCCGGCATCAACCTCTGTTTGGGGGCCGACAGCGCGCCGCAGTCGATGATCGAAGCGATGCGCTGGGCGGCGATCCTGGGCAAGGTCGCCCACCGCCAGGCGGCGCGCGCGACCGCCGCCGACGTCTTTAACGCGGCGACCCTCAACGCCGCGAAAGCCCTGCAGCGCCCCGACTTAGGGAGGCTCGAGGCCGGCGCCAAAGCCGACCTTTTGGTGTGGGACCTCACGGGGCTCGGTTTCACCCCCTGCCGCGACCCGATCCGCGCGCTCGTCTATAGCGCCCAAGCCGAGGACCTTAAGGCCGTGATGATCGACGGCGCCTGGGTGATGCAGGAAGGGCGGGTGCTCACCGTCGACGAGGCGGCCGTGACGGCGCGGCTGCGCGAGGCGGCGGCGCGGGTGTGGTCGCGCTTCGGGCCGGGCGACTGGGCCGAGCGCACTGTGGACGAGCTGTCGCCGCCCAGCTTCGCGCCGTTTGAGGGTGAGGCCTAA
- a CDS encoding CopG family transcriptional regulator, whose product MKRTTVYVDEKTDLELAHLARQQGRPKAELVREALSRYVERQRTPRPLPRSVGMGRSGLPDLAERTDELLGGLYEEEHASVTAASRERQRDEEAQG is encoded by the coding sequence ATGAAACGGACGACGGTGTACGTAGATGAAAAGACCGACCTCGAGTTGGCGCACCTCGCTAGGCAGCAAGGGCGTCCCAAGGCCGAACTCGTGCGTGAGGCGCTCTCTCGCTACGTCGAGCGTCAGCGCACGCCGCGTCCCCTGCCCCGCTCCGTCGGCATGGGTCGGAGCGGTCTGCCCGATCTCGCCGAGCGCACAGACGAGCTGCTGGGTGGCCTTTACGAGGAGGAGCACGCGAGCGTCACGGCAGCGTCGAGGGAGCGCCAGAGGGACGAGGAAGCGCAAGGGTGA
- a CDS encoding type II toxin-antitoxin system VapC family toxin: MILLDINPLVYAFRPDAPQHPAYVGWLEKLVNQDAAFGLADIVCSGFIRVVTHPRVFSPPSPLDDALEYLEDIRAQPNCVILAPGERHWRIFLQLCHAVGAKGNVVPDAYLAALAIESGSELATADRGVARFPGLRWRHPLDAG, from the coding sequence GTGATCCTGCTCGACATCAATCCGCTGGTCTACGCCTTTAGACCGGACGCGCCGCAGCACCCGGCGTACGTGGGGTGGCTCGAAAAGCTCGTCAACCAAGACGCCGCTTTCGGCCTCGCCGATATCGTATGCAGCGGCTTCATACGGGTCGTGACGCATCCTCGCGTCTTCTCACCGCCGTCCCCTCTAGACGACGCGCTCGAGTACCTAGAGGACATCAGGGCGCAACCCAACTGCGTCATCCTGGCACCGGGCGAGCGTCACTGGCGCATCTTTCTCCAGCTCTGCCATGCAGTAGGCGCCAAAGGGAACGTGGTACCGGACGCCTACCTCGCCGCGCTCGCCATCGAATCGGGTAGCGAGCTAGCGACCGCCGACCGAGGCGTTGCGCGCTTCCCCGGCCTCAGGTGGCGCCATCCGCTCGACGCGGGCTAG
- the lysW gene encoding lysine biosynthesis protein LysW: MLQTIDTPYGTVEADPDTLELGEILVSDDGTELEVVSLDPLRLEPAPEEDEDWGE; the protein is encoded by the coding sequence ATGCTCCAAACCATCGATACCCCCTACGGCACCGTTGAAGCTGACCCCGACACCCTCGAGCTCGGCGAGATCTTGGTCTCGGACGACGGCACCGAGCTGGAGGTGGTGAGCCTCGACCCCTTGAGGCTCGAGCCCGCCCCCGAAGAAGACGAGGATTGGGGGGAGTAG
- the argC gene encoding N-acetyl-gamma-glutamyl-phosphate reductase: MSERLNVAIVGASGYAGGEFLRLALGHPYLNVTQVTSERFAKQPVHLVHPNLRGATRLRFSPLAELQEADLLVLALPHKESSTRFDAFSQKAPRLLDLSADFRLKDARTYERFYGEPHPRPELLERFVYANPELHRDALRGAHYLAGAGCLATAAILGLYPLLKYAVPARGDIIVEGKIGSSAAGNRPTDAGHHPERAGVVRTYAPTGHRHEAELMQELPGRFPVHLTATAIERVRGILVTAHVFLPDGYSDRDVLGAYREAYEDEPFIRLVTAKRGIHRVPDPKILDGTNFCDIGFALDNDSGRVVVMSALDNLVKGTAGHALQALNISMGWPETLGLEFLGLHP, translated from the coding sequence ATGTCCGAACGCCTAAACGTCGCTATCGTCGGCGCCTCGGGGTATGCGGGCGGCGAGTTTTTACGCCTCGCCCTCGGCCACCCCTACCTCAACGTCACCCAGGTCACTTCCGAGCGCTTCGCCAAGCAACCCGTGCACCTCGTGCACCCCAACCTGCGCGGGGCGACCAGGTTGCGCTTTTCGCCTCTGGCGGAGCTGCAAGAGGCCGACCTGCTCGTGCTGGCGCTGCCGCACAAGGAGTCCTCGACGCGCTTTGACGCGTTCAGCCAGAAGGCCCCGCGCCTCCTCGACCTCTCCGCCGACTTTCGCCTCAAAGACGCCCGCACGTACGAGCGCTTCTACGGCGAGCCGCACCCGCGCCCCGAGCTCCTCGAGCGCTTCGTCTACGCCAACCCCGAGCTGCACCGCGACGCGCTCCGGGGGGCGCACTACCTCGCCGGTGCGGGGTGTCTGGCGACGGCGGCGATTTTAGGTCTCTACCCGCTCCTCAAGTACGCCGTACCGGCGCGGGGCGACATCATCGTCGAGGGCAAGATCGGTTCGTCGGCGGCGGGTAACCGGCCGACGGACGCGGGGCACCACCCCGAGCGGGCGGGGGTGGTGCGCACGTACGCCCCGACCGGCCACCGCCACGAGGCCGAGCTGATGCAGGAGCTGCCGGGGCGTTTCCCCGTCCACCTGACGGCGACCGCCATCGAGCGCGTGCGCGGCATTCTGGTTACGGCGCACGTCTTTTTGCCCGACGGCTACAGCGACCGCGACGTGCTGGGCGCCTACCGCGAAGCCTACGAGGACGAGCCCTTTATCCGGTTGGTCACCGCCAAACGGGGTATTCACCGGGTGCCGGATCCCAAGATCCTAGACGGCACCAACTTCTGCGACATCGGCTTCGCGCTCGACAACGACAGCGGCCGCGTGGTGGTGATGAGCGCGCTCGACAACCTCGTCAAGGGCACGGCGGGGCACGCGCTGCAAGCTTTGAACATCAGCATGGGGTGGCCCGAGACCCTGGGGCTCGAGTTCTTGGGGCTGCACCCGTAA
- a CDS encoding 3-isopropylmalate dehydratase small subunit (catalyzes the formation of homoisocitrate from cis-homoaconitate): MARVWTFGDAVNTDDILPGKYAPFMVGEDRFHRYAFAHLRPEFAERVRPGDLLVGGRNWGLGSSREYAPQALKALGVGAVIAKSFARIHYRNLLNLGIPAFTSETVPDALQDGDEVSFDLAAGTVTRGDEIFQLEPPPLFLQEALREGSILEFYRKHGRFPGEAP, translated from the coding sequence ATGGCGCGGGTCTGGACGTTCGGCGACGCGGTCAACACCGACGACATCCTGCCGGGCAAGTACGCGCCTTTTATGGTCGGCGAGGACCGCTTTCACCGCTACGCCTTTGCCCACCTGCGCCCCGAGTTCGCCGAGCGGGTGCGTCCCGGTGACCTGCTGGTGGGCGGGCGCAACTGGGGCCTTGGCTCCTCGCGCGAGTACGCCCCGCAGGCGCTTAAAGCCCTCGGGGTCGGGGCGGTGATCGCCAAGTCGTTCGCCCGCATCCACTACCGCAACCTGCTCAACCTAGGGATCCCGGCGTTTACCTCGGAGACCGTCCCCGACGCGCTCCAGGACGGCGACGAGGTGAGCTTCGACCTCGCTGCCGGCACCGTGACGCGCGGGGACGAAATCTTCCAGCTCGAGCCCCCGCCTTTGTTTCTCCAGGAGGCGCTGCGCGAGGGGTCGATCCTCGAGTTTTACCGAAAACACGGGCGCTTTCCGGGTGAAGCGCCCTAG
- the lysX gene encoding lysine biosynthesis protein LysX has protein sequence MTQLLERPAPPATAPRIAVVYDRLRPEERMLFDAFERAGVPVEKLYAPSLACDFSHLAALPRFDVVVERCVSQTRGLAVSRIFSALGARVLNPPEVIEVCGDKLATNAALARAGVPTPRTGVAFDTETALALAEDFGYPVVLKPTVGSWGRMVSKLSDRDALEAVLEHKETLGGPQHKVFYLQEFVRKPGRDIRAFVVGGEVVAAIYRTSEHWVTNTARGAVATNCPLTSELQDVALAAAAAVGGGVVAVDLLESERGLLVVEVNHTMEFRNSVATTGVDIPGRVVAHALKQAGVFVSSAV, from the coding sequence ATGACCCAGCTTTTAGAACGTCCCGCACCCCCTGCCACCGCCCCCCGCATCGCCGTGGTCTACGACCGCCTGCGCCCGGAAGAGAGGATGCTGTTTGACGCCTTCGAGCGCGCCGGGGTGCCCGTTGAAAAGCTCTACGCGCCGAGCCTCGCTTGCGACTTCTCGCACCTCGCCGCGCTGCCCCGCTTCGACGTCGTCGTCGAGCGCTGCGTCTCACAGACGCGCGGCCTGGCCGTGTCGCGCATCTTTTCGGCGCTCGGCGCGCGCGTCCTCAACCCCCCTGAGGTGATCGAGGTTTGCGGCGACAAGCTCGCGACGAATGCCGCCTTGGCGCGCGCGGGCGTCCCGACCCCGCGCACGGGCGTCGCCTTCGACACGGAGACGGCGCTCGCGCTGGCCGAGGACTTCGGCTACCCCGTGGTGCTTAAGCCCACCGTCGGTTCGTGGGGCCGCATGGTCTCCAAGCTGAGCGACCGCGACGCCCTGGAGGCGGTTTTAGAGCACAAGGAGACGCTCGGCGGGCCGCAGCACAAGGTCTTTTACCTGCAGGAGTTCGTCCGCAAACCCGGCCGCGACATCCGCGCGTTCGTCGTGGGCGGCGAGGTCGTCGCGGCCATCTACCGCACTTCTGAGCACTGGGTGACCAACACGGCGCGCGGGGCGGTGGCGACGAACTGCCCGCTCACCTCCGAGCTGCAGGACGTGGCCCTGGCCGCAGCCGCAGCGGTAGGGGGCGGCGTGGTGGCGGTCGACCTGCTCGAGTCGGAGCGCGGGCTGTTGGTCGTTGAAGTCAACCACACCATGGAGTTTCGCAACTCGGTGGCGACCACCGGCGTCGACATCCCGGGTCGCGTCGTGGCGCACGCGCTTAAGCAGGCGGGCGTCTTCGTCTCGTCGGCTGTCTAA
- a CDS encoding 3-isopropylmalate dehydratase large subunit encodes MRPPDLAGLTLAERILSVRAGRRVRAGDLVVVDVDQVMVVDSIAPSVIRRIEGDLGGRVRNPERVSFVLDHVAPAANVEVAKAQADARRYARERGFRLFDVGRGICHQVLMEEGLAQPGGVVLGSDSHATTYGAVGCFGTGMGATDIALAAASGKTWLKVPETVAVKLTGTLPAGVSAKDVALSVIRELTADGATYASLELHTPDGFTLSERMTLANLAVEAGAKVGLVPPSGEVRERFSVPEWLVVDSRARYARVVELDLGALEPVVAAPPFVDNVHPLTAFTGVHVDQVFVGTCTNGRLDDLHVVADILRGKRVAEGTRLLVIPASSQVLEAAAADGTLSTLLAAGAVLGTPGCGPCMGRHMGVLAPGEVCVSTSNRNFVGRMGSPEAQIFLASPAVAARAALSGTLTLAEDAALPERAVA; translated from the coding sequence GTGAGGCCACCCGACTTAGCGGGGCTGACGCTCGCCGAGCGCATCCTCTCGGTGCGCGCGGGGCGCCGCGTCCGGGCTGGCGACCTCGTCGTGGTCGACGTCGACCAGGTGATGGTGGTCGACTCGATCGCCCCGTCGGTGATCCGGCGCATCGAAGGGGACCTCGGCGGGCGCGTCCGCAACCCCGAGCGCGTCTCGTTCGTCCTCGACCACGTCGCGCCGGCGGCCAACGTGGAGGTCGCGAAAGCGCAGGCGGACGCGCGCCGCTACGCCCGTGAGCGCGGCTTCCGGCTCTTCGACGTGGGGCGCGGCATCTGCCACCAGGTGTTGATGGAGGAGGGCCTCGCCCAACCCGGCGGCGTCGTGTTGGGTTCGGACTCGCACGCGACCACCTACGGCGCGGTCGGCTGCTTCGGTACCGGCATGGGCGCGACCGACATCGCGCTCGCGGCGGCGAGCGGCAAGACCTGGCTTAAAGTGCCGGAAACGGTCGCTGTAAAGCTCACGGGGACGCTACCCGCGGGGGTGAGCGCCAAAGACGTGGCCCTGAGCGTTATCCGCGAGCTCACCGCCGACGGCGCCACCTACGCCAGCCTCGAGCTCCACACCCCCGACGGCTTCACCCTCTCCGAGCGCATGACGCTCGCCAACTTGGCCGTCGAGGCGGGGGCGAAGGTCGGTCTGGTGCCGCCGAGCGGGGAGGTTCGGGAGCGCTTCTCGGTGCCCGAGTGGCTCGTGGTCGACTCCCGAGCGCGCTACGCCCGCGTCGTGGAGCTCGACCTCGGCGCCCTGGAGCCGGTTGTCGCCGCGCCACCTTTTGTCGACAACGTCCACCCGCTCACCGCATTCACCGGCGTGCACGTCGACCAGGTGTTTGTCGGGACCTGCACCAACGGCCGTCTGGACGACCTGCACGTCGTCGCCGACATTCTGCGCGGCAAGCGCGTGGCCGAGGGGACGCGGCTTTTGGTTATCCCGGCGAGCTCGCAGGTGTTGGAGGCGGCTGCCGCCGACGGGACGCTCTCGACGCTGCTCGCGGCGGGCGCGGTCCTGGGGACCCCCGGTTGCGGCCCCTGCATGGGGCGGCACATGGGCGTCTTGGCCCCCGGCGAGGTGTGCGTGTCGACGAGCAACCGCAACTTCGTCGGCCGTATGGGGAGCCCCGAAGCGCAGATCTTTCTGGCGTCCCCGGCGGTGGCGGCGCGCGCGGCGCTCTCGGGCACCCTCACCCTCGCCGAGGACGCCGCGCTTCCCGAACGGGCGGTGGCGTGA